The Pirellulales bacterium genome includes a window with the following:
- a CDS encoding RNA polymerase sigma factor translates to MDDWAAILKEHGPRVWRTVYRILSHFPDAEDCYQDTFAAAWQFSQNRAVVEWAPFLTCLATRKAIDRLRSRVREDSKTERLNGCPESVAAPHNPLQTIQMAELLDRVRRILPELPDKQAEVFWLACVEELSNAQIAERLQIPGATVRVLLHRARTRQQLLLGNSGSPVGAES, encoded by the coding sequence ATGGATGATTGGGCGGCAATCCTGAAGGAACACGGTCCACGTGTCTGGCGGACCGTGTATCGGATATTGAGCCACTTTCCCGACGCTGAGGACTGTTATCAGGACACGTTCGCCGCGGCTTGGCAGTTCTCACAGAACCGAGCCGTCGTCGAATGGGCGCCATTCCTTACCTGTCTCGCCACTCGCAAGGCTATCGACCGATTGAGATCCCGCGTTCGGGAAGACTCGAAAACAGAGCGGCTGAATGGCTGTCCAGAATCCGTTGCAGCCCCACACAACCCCTTGCAGACCATCCAAATGGCAGAGCTCCTCGATCGCGTTCGGAGAATCCTCCCAGAACTTCCCGACAAGCAAGCAGAGGTATTCTGGCTCGCGTGCGTCGAAGAATTATCCAACGCACAGATCGCAGAGCGTCTGCAGATTCCGGGAGCGACCGTTCGCGTATTGCTCCACCGCGCCCGAACCCGCCAGCAGCTTCTCCTTGGCAACTCCGGATCGCCGGTTGGAGCCGAATCATGA
- a CDS encoding sulfatase, whose translation MLAKHMGRLARALASLIVLGSIISVPCFADDKTLPNIVVIFTDDMGYGDLGCYGHPTIRTPQLDQMAAEGLRFTQFYSCAPVCTPSRAGLLTGRLPIRSGLCSSKRRVLFPDSTGGLPDEEITLAEALSAHGYQTICIGKWHLGHQPSYLPTKHGFDHYFGIPYSNDMSAATNAAGKLRNWPPLPLIRDLETIETEPDQGKLTERYTEEAIRFINEATTPENRERPFFLYLPHTMPHVPVFASERFAGQSPRGLYGDVIETIDWSTGEILRTLREKGLADNTLVFFTSDNGPWLSQKMRGGSAGLLRGGKGSTWEGGQRVPGIAWWPGRVKPATTQAIASNLDLFPTCLALAGVPAPSDRPLDGLDITPVLDGDPSGPRTVFLYYRDDEPFALRKGPWKIHVKSQAGYGQVKPDLHDPPLLFHLDHDPSETVDVAKEHPEVVKDLLDELARHKAAIEPGKPQLE comes from the coding sequence ATGTTGGCAAAACACATGGGGCGACTAGCTCGCGCATTAGCTTCACTGATCGTGTTGGGAAGCATCATCAGTGTGCCCTGCTTTGCCGATGACAAGACGCTCCCCAACATCGTCGTCATCTTTACCGATGACATGGGCTATGGCGATCTCGGCTGCTATGGCCATCCCACAATTCGCACGCCGCAGCTCGACCAGATGGCGGCCGAGGGGCTTCGCTTTACGCAGTTTTATTCTTGCGCACCCGTTTGCACGCCCAGTCGTGCCGGACTGCTCACCGGGCGGCTGCCGATTCGCAGCGGCCTGTGCAGTTCGAAGCGGCGCGTGCTGTTTCCCGATTCGACCGGCGGTCTCCCAGACGAGGAGATCACCCTGGCCGAGGCCCTTTCCGCGCACGGCTACCAGACGATTTGCATCGGCAAGTGGCACCTCGGGCATCAACCGTCATACCTGCCGACAAAGCACGGCTTCGACCACTACTTCGGCATCCCCTACAGCAACGACATGAGCGCGGCGACGAACGCCGCCGGCAAGCTGCGCAACTGGCCGCCGCTGCCGCTGATTCGCGACCTCGAAACAATCGAGACCGAGCCGGACCAGGGGAAGCTCACCGAGCGCTACACCGAAGAGGCGATTCGTTTCATCAACGAAGCGACCACGCCGGAAAATCGCGAGCGACCGTTCTTCCTGTACCTGCCCCATACGATGCCACACGTGCCGGTCTTCGCCAGCGAGCGCTTCGCCGGCCAAAGCCCGCGCGGGTTGTATGGCGATGTGATCGAGACGATCGACTGGAGCACGGGCGAGATCCTCCGCACGCTGCGCGAGAAGGGGCTGGCCGACAACACGCTCGTCTTCTTCACGAGCGACAACGGGCCGTGGCTGAGCCAGAAGATGCGAGGCGGCTCGGCAGGACTATTGCGAGGCGGCAAGGGAAGCACCTGGGAAGGAGGCCAGCGAGTGCCGGGCATCGCCTGGTGGCCCGGCCGTGTGAAGCCGGCCACGACGCAGGCCATCGCCTCGAACCTCGATTTGTTTCCCACCTGTCTTGCCCTGGCCGGCGTGCCGGCGCCCAGCGACCGCCCGCTCGACGGACTCGACATCACGCCGGTCCTCGATGGCGACCCGTCCGGCCCGCGCACCGTGTTTCTGTATTATCGCGACGACGAGCCCTTCGCCCTGCGGAAGGGACCGTGGAAGATCCACGTGAAGTCGCAGGCGGGCTACGGACAAGTGAAGCCCGACCTGCACGATCCGCCTCTGCTCTTCCACCTGGACCACGATCCGAGCGAGACGGTCGACGTGGCGAAGGAGCATCCCGAGGTGGTCAAAGATCTGCTCGACGAGTTGGCGCGGCACAAGGCCGCGATCGAGCCGGGCAAGCCGCAGTTGGAGTAA
- the xylA gene encoding xylose isomerase, which produces MSAFPEVEKIRYEGPQTKNPLAFRHYDENAVIEGRTMKEHFRFGVAYWHTFRGAGADPFGPGTALRPWEAATDSVDNAIQRVRVAFEFIEKLGAPFYCFHDRDVAPEGATLAESNKNLDAIVRVLKEEQQRTGIKLLWGTANLFSNPRYVHGAATSPNADAFAYAAAQVKKAIEVTHELGGENYVFWGGREGYQTLWNTDMKRELDHLATFMRMAVEHKQSIGFQGQFLFEPKPKEPTKHQYDFDAAACINFLRAYGLEDHVKLNLETNHATLAGHTMQHELEYAGSQGFLGSIDANTGDLLLGWDTDQFPTDIYLTTQCMLSILKYGGLAPGGVNFDAKVRRESFEPVDLFHAHIGGMDAFARGLKIAAAIRADGELDRLLEERYSSWDSGVGAEIESGKQSFAKLEKYMLEKGEITPNRSGRQEMLENLINSYL; this is translated from the coding sequence ATGTCCGCTTTTCCCGAAGTCGAGAAGATTCGCTACGAAGGCCCCCAGACCAAGAACCCGCTGGCGTTCCGCCACTATGACGAGAACGCCGTGATCGAAGGTCGCACGATGAAGGAGCACTTCCGCTTCGGTGTCGCCTACTGGCACACCTTCCGCGGCGCCGGCGCCGATCCGTTCGGGCCGGGCACCGCGCTGCGCCCCTGGGAGGCCGCCACCGATTCGGTCGACAACGCCATCCAGCGCGTGCGTGTGGCCTTCGAATTCATCGAGAAGCTGGGCGCCCCGTTCTACTGCTTCCACGATCGCGACGTGGCGCCCGAGGGAGCCACGCTGGCCGAATCGAACAAGAATCTCGATGCCATCGTCCGCGTGCTGAAAGAAGAGCAGCAGCGCACCGGCATCAAGCTGCTGTGGGGCACGGCCAACCTGTTCAGCAATCCCCGCTACGTGCATGGCGCCGCCACCAGCCCCAACGCCGACGCCTTTGCCTATGCGGCCGCGCAGGTGAAGAAGGCGATTGAAGTCACGCACGAGCTGGGGGGCGAGAACTATGTCTTCTGGGGTGGCCGCGAGGGGTATCAAACCCTCTGGAACACCGACATGAAGCGCGAGCTCGACCACCTCGCCACCTTCATGCGGATGGCGGTCGAGCACAAGCAGTCGATCGGCTTCCAAGGTCAGTTCCTCTTCGAGCCGAAGCCCAAGGAGCCGACGAAGCACCAGTACGATTTCGATGCGGCGGCCTGCATCAACTTCCTCCGTGCGTACGGACTCGAGGACCACGTCAAGCTGAATCTCGAGACGAACCACGCCACGCTGGCCGGCCACACGATGCAGCACGAGCTCGAATACGCCGGCTCGCAGGGCTTCCTCGGCTCGATCGACGCGAACACGGGTGACCTGCTCCTCGGTTGGGACACCGACCAGTTCCCGACCGACATCTATCTCACCACGCAGTGCATGTTGTCGATCCTGAAGTATGGCGGGCTCGCGCCAGGCGGCGTGAACTTCGACGCCAAGGTGCGCCGCGAGAGCTTCGAGCCGGTCGATTTGTTCCACGCCCACATCGGTGGCATGGATGCCTTCGCCCGGGGGTTGAAGATCGCCGCCGCGATTCGGGCCGACGGCGAGCTCGACCGCCTGCTCGAGGAGCGTTACAGCTCTTGGGACAGCGGCGTCGGCGCCGAGATCGAGTCGGGCAAGCAGAGCTTCGCCAAGCTCGAGAAGTACATGCTCGAAAAGGGCGAAATCACGCCCAACCGCAGCGGCCGGCAAGAGATGCTCGAGAATCTGATCAATAGCTATCTGTAA
- the uvrA gene encoding excinuclease ABC subunit UvrA gives MISSGKSSAPDGQPEFIRLRGVRVHNLKNLDVDIPRDRLVVLTGLSGSGKSSLAFDTLYAEGQRQYVESLSAYARQFLHQLERPDVDLIDGLQPTIAVEQRAGSQNPRSTVATVTEIYDYLRLLMARCGLPHCYICGEPIRQQTPEAILDRLMSLPEKNKAMILAPVVRGRKGQHREVFESLEKAGFVRVRVDGIVYELSAVPELTRQKNHDIEAVVDRVIIREGIRPRLAESINLAIRHGDGLVIVSYHEAADDGPGTWCDVLFSIHLACPRCQISYEEIEPRSFSFNSPHGACPTCEGLGARVEFDPDLVLPDRSLSLAEGAIAPWKNGGAAAHKRHDELLKGFAKANRVDLATPLADWKPAQLEKLLRGDARDFAGLLVLLEQEYVTAMGDTNRERLERFRGSVRCPDCDGARLRPEARHVLVDGTAIQQFTALSVDDARPRFASIEFDEADAPIGEPLIAEISKRLDFLAKVGLGYLTLDRAADTLSGGEAQRIRLATGLGSGLVGVCYVLDEPSIGLHPRDNDRLIDALCDLRQQGNSVVVVEHDEAMIRVAEHLIDLGPGAGREGGHLVAQGTLAEVEQNPASLTGRYLSGQARIEVPSERRATTVKHSITLEGATLNNLKDVSARFPLGALVCITGVSGSGKSSLMNETLARALARKLGNNAAKPGPYSSLRGASQIDKLVEIDQSPIGRTPRSNPATFTGLFDEIRKVFVATREAKLRGYKVGRFSFNVKGGRCEHCQGQGVEKIEMNFLPDLHVPCPVCEGARFNRQTLEVRYRGLNIAEVLDLGVEEACGFFENYPAIVRMLDCLRDVGLGYVSLGQSSTTLSGGEAQRIKLAAELGRPSTGHTLYLLDEPTTGLHFEDVRRLLGVLNRLVDVGNTVIVIEHHLDVIKSSDWLIDLGPEGGAAGGQIIATGTPEEVAAVAESHTGTCLRGILTT, from the coding sequence ATGATTTCCAGCGGCAAGAGTTCAGCGCCGGACGGGCAGCCCGAGTTCATCCGCCTGCGCGGCGTGCGGGTCCATAACCTCAAGAATCTCGACGTCGATATCCCGCGCGATCGGCTGGTTGTCCTCACGGGGCTCAGCGGCTCGGGCAAGAGTTCGCTGGCTTTCGATACTCTCTATGCCGAGGGACAGCGACAGTACGTCGAGAGCCTCTCGGCCTACGCGCGGCAATTTCTGCACCAGCTCGAGCGACCCGACGTCGATCTGATCGATGGCCTGCAACCTACGATCGCCGTCGAGCAGCGCGCCGGCAGCCAGAATCCGCGCAGCACGGTGGCCACCGTTACGGAGATCTACGACTACCTGCGTCTGCTCATGGCCCGCTGCGGCCTTCCGCACTGCTACATCTGCGGCGAGCCGATCCGGCAGCAGACTCCCGAGGCGATTCTCGACCGCCTGATGTCGTTGCCCGAGAAGAACAAGGCGATGATCCTCGCCCCGGTCGTGCGCGGCCGCAAAGGCCAGCATCGCGAGGTCTTCGAGTCGCTCGAGAAGGCGGGTTTCGTCCGCGTGCGCGTCGACGGCATCGTGTACGAGCTCAGCGCCGTGCCCGAACTGACGCGGCAAAAGAACCACGACATCGAGGCCGTGGTCGATCGCGTGATCATCCGCGAAGGAATTCGTCCGCGGCTGGCCGAGTCGATCAACCTGGCCATTCGCCACGGCGACGGTCTGGTGATCGTCTCCTACCACGAAGCGGCCGACGACGGCCCCGGCACCTGGTGCGACGTGCTGTTCAGCATTCACCTGGCCTGCCCGCGCTGCCAGATCAGTTACGAAGAAATCGAGCCGCGCTCGTTCAGCTTCAACAGCCCGCACGGGGCCTGCCCGACGTGCGAGGGACTGGGCGCGCGGGTCGAGTTCGATCCTGATCTGGTACTTCCCGACCGCTCGCTTTCGCTGGCCGAGGGGGCCATCGCGCCGTGGAAGAATGGTGGCGCCGCGGCGCACAAGCGGCACGACGAACTACTGAAAGGTTTTGCTAAGGCGAACCGCGTCGACCTGGCGACGCCGCTGGCCGACTGGAAGCCGGCGCAGCTCGAAAAGCTGCTCCGGGGCGATGCGCGTGATTTCGCCGGCCTGCTGGTCCTGTTGGAACAAGAGTACGTCACCGCGATGGGAGACACGAATCGCGAGCGTCTCGAGCGTTTCCGCGGCAGCGTGCGCTGCCCCGACTGCGACGGAGCGCGGCTGCGTCCCGAGGCGCGACACGTGCTCGTCGACGGCACGGCCATTCAACAATTCACGGCCCTCTCCGTGGACGACGCCCGGCCACGGTTCGCGTCGATCGAATTCGACGAGGCCGATGCGCCGATCGGTGAACCGCTCATCGCCGAGATCTCCAAACGGCTCGACTTCCTCGCCAAGGTGGGGCTCGGCTATCTCACGCTCGATCGCGCGGCCGATACCCTCAGCGGCGGCGAGGCGCAGCGCATCCGGCTCGCCACGGGACTCGGCTCGGGCCTGGTCGGCGTCTGCTACGTGCTCGACGAGCCCTCGATCGGACTACACCCGCGCGACAACGATCGTCTGATCGATGCTCTCTGCGATCTTCGCCAGCAGGGCAACAGCGTGGTCGTCGTCGAGCACGACGAGGCGATGATCCGCGTGGCCGAGCATCTGATCGACCTGGGCCCCGGCGCCGGCCGCGAGGGGGGCCATCTTGTCGCGCAAGGCACGCTGGCCGAGGTGGAACAAAACCCGGCGTCTCTCACGGGGCGTTACCTCTCGGGCCAGGCACGGATCGAAGTCCCGAGCGAGCGCCGCGCGACGACCGTCAAGCACTCCATCACGCTCGAAGGGGCCACGCTCAACAACTTGAAGGATGTTTCGGCACGATTTCCGCTGGGGGCGCTGGTCTGCATCACGGGAGTCAGCGGCTCGGGCAAGAGCAGCCTGATGAACGAGACCCTCGCCCGGGCGCTGGCACGCAAGCTGGGGAACAACGCCGCGAAGCCTGGCCCTTACAGCAGCCTCCGCGGCGCGAGTCAGATCGACAAGTTGGTCGAGATTGATCAATCTCCCATCGGCCGCACACCGCGCAGCAACCCGGCCACATTCACGGGCCTGTTCGACGAGATTCGCAAGGTCTTCGTCGCCACGCGCGAGGCGAAGCTGCGTGGTTACAAGGTGGGACGGTTCAGCTTTAACGTGAAGGGGGGACGCTGCGAGCATTGCCAGGGGCAGGGGGTCGAGAAGATCGAGATGAACTTCCTGCCCGACCTGCACGTCCCCTGCCCCGTTTGCGAAGGAGCACGCTTCAATCGCCAGACGCTCGAGGTGCGCTACCGCGGATTGAACATCGCCGAGGTACTCGACCTGGGCGTCGAAGAGGCGTGCGGCTTCTTCGAAAACTATCCGGCCATCGTGCGTATGCTCGACTGCCTGCGCGACGTGGGTTTGGGCTATGTGAGCCTGGGGCAATCCTCGACCACCCTCTCGGGCGGCGAGGCGCAGCGCATCAAGCTCGCCGCGGAGCTCGGCCGCCCCAGCACGGGGCACACGCTCTACCTGCTCGACGAACCGACCACCGGCCTGCACTTCGAAGACGTGCGGCGCCTGCTGGGCGTGCTCAACCGGCTGGTCGACGTCGGCAACACGGTGATCGTGATCGAACACCACCTCGACGTGATCAAGTCCTCCGACTGGCTCATCGACCTGGGGCCGGAAGGAGGCGCCGCCGGCGGGCAGATCATCGCCACGGGGACGCCGGAAGAAGTGGCGGCCGTGGCGGAGAGCCATACAGGAACGTGCTTGCGGGGGATATTGACTACCTAG
- a CDS encoding helix-turn-helix transcriptional regulator: protein MTQLECLELMDFVARLKARREALNLSLADVATKSGIDRAAISRLENGQVENPTFGTLKRIAQALNQHLRLVLEDEPAETRSAPR, encoded by the coding sequence GTGACCCAACTCGAATGTCTCGAGTTGATGGATTTTGTGGCGCGTCTCAAGGCCAGGCGCGAGGCATTGAATCTCAGCCTCGCCGATGTGGCCACGAAGTCGGGCATCGACCGCGCCGCCATCTCGCGGCTCGAGAACGGGCAAGTGGAGAATCCGACCTTCGGCACCTTGAAGCGAATTGCCCAGGCACTGAATCAGCACCTGCGACTCGTGCTGGAAGACGAGCCGGCCGAGACACGATCCGCGCCGCGTTGA
- a CDS encoding UPF0175 family protein, producing MAVTIELPKELEDSLRAQFDNLDAAAKEAALVEFYRQEKLAHHELSHALGLSRYETDGILKRHGIAYDISLEELDEQLRVLRSGRTP from the coding sequence ATGGCGGTCACCATCGAATTGCCCAAGGAACTGGAAGACTCGCTCCGCGCGCAATTCGACAACCTGGACGCCGCCGCCAAGGAAGCCGCGCTCGTGGAGTTCTATCGTCAAGAAAAGCTGGCTCACCACGAATTGTCACACGCGCTTGGCTTGAGCCGATACGAGACCGACGGCATCCTGAAGCGGCATGGCATTGCTTACGACATTTCGCTCGAAGAGCTGGATGAGCAGCTCCGAGTCTTGCGAAGCGGCCGCACACCATGA
- a CDS encoding proline dehydrogenase family protein, whose amino-acid sequence MQASNELNARDLSAIERTTQEVGRYLFAHLTRERPTVFERRWWDDRLMNWAMEDESVKVQMFRFVDVLPMLATSSDVVTHLHEYFDEAQAHLPAAVRIALDAVAPDSLVGRAVALAARRNAMGQARRFIAGTTADEVLAAAMRQRKLRRAFTIDVLGEAVTSESEADRYLAAYLDLIRHAAPIANAWPEAPQIDRDLHGPLPRVNVSVKLSALDPRFDAIDPRGTTERVAQRFRQLLRTAREHRVFVNVDMESYALKDLTFDIFCEILGEEEFRHTTDVGIVIQGYLRDSEADLRRLIAWSRERGKPVWVRLVKGAYWDYETTHARQVGWPVPVFEQKQETDANFEQLTRLLLANHEHLRPAVASHNIRSLAHAIAVARHLGLPLSGFELQMLYGMGDAEKQVLTDLGHRVRIYMPYGELIPGMAYLVRRLLENTSNDSFLRASFTEHVSPEKLLMCPAEIPRGKVAAPQAAGMRPLEVTEEDRWPPFSNEPPTDFAREENRRAMHDALARVALTLPAYCPLVIGDRRVETGQTFTTSNPSHTSQVVGKIAAGRREHVDQAVAAAEQALPTWAARGAHARGELLRAVAANMRACRFDLMALIIYESGKTWREADADVAEAIDFCEYYARGAVQLERGGEVRVPGEENRFLYMPRGVTAVVAPWNFPLAILTGMTAAALATGNTVVMKPAEQTSLIGARLMDLFQDAGFPAGVVNYLPGRGDVVGAALVEHPRTALIVFTGSREVGLAINRRAAEVSGTADTPFVKRVIAEMGGKNAIVVDSDADLDEAVLGVLASAFGHQGQKCSACSRAIVLAPVYDAFLARLVDAARGLKIGPAEDPGTNVGPVIDEDALRKIRSYLELGRQEAREALAVDPATLSDEGFYVGPHIFADVAPDARLAQEEIFGPVLAVIKAQDFDEAIRLVNGTAYALTAGVYSRSPGNLARAAREILAGNLYLNRGITGALVGRQPFGGFKLSGIGSKAGGPDYLLQFVLPRTVTENTMRRGFAPSSEGE is encoded by the coding sequence GTGCAGGCATCGAACGAACTGAACGCTCGCGATCTTTCGGCCATCGAGCGGACCACGCAAGAGGTCGGCCGCTACCTGTTCGCGCATCTCACGCGCGAGCGTCCCACCGTCTTCGAGCGCCGCTGGTGGGATGACCGGCTCATGAATTGGGCCATGGAGGACGAGTCGGTCAAGGTGCAGATGTTTCGTTTCGTCGACGTGCTGCCGATGCTCGCCACGAGCTCGGACGTCGTGACCCATCTGCACGAATATTTCGACGAGGCCCAAGCGCATCTGCCGGCCGCCGTGCGAATCGCGCTCGATGCCGTCGCGCCCGATTCGCTCGTCGGCCGCGCCGTGGCGCTGGCCGCGCGGCGCAACGCGATGGGGCAGGCCCGCCGCTTCATCGCCGGCACCACGGCGGATGAAGTCCTGGCCGCTGCCATGCGTCAGCGCAAGCTGCGCCGCGCGTTCACGATCGACGTGCTGGGCGAAGCCGTCACCAGCGAGAGCGAGGCCGACCGCTACCTGGCGGCTTACCTCGACCTGATTCGCCACGCGGCGCCGATCGCCAACGCCTGGCCCGAGGCACCGCAGATCGATCGCGACCTGCACGGCCCCCTGCCCCGCGTGAACGTCTCGGTCAAACTCTCGGCCCTCGATCCGCGCTTCGACGCCATCGACCCGCGCGGCACGACGGAGCGTGTGGCGCAGCGCTTTCGCCAATTGCTGCGCACGGCGCGCGAACATCGCGTCTTCGTCAACGTCGACATGGAGTCGTACGCGCTCAAGGATCTCACGTTCGACATCTTCTGCGAGATCCTCGGCGAGGAAGAATTTCGCCACACGACCGATGTGGGCATCGTGATTCAAGGCTACCTGCGTGATTCGGAAGCCGACCTGCGCCGGCTCATCGCCTGGTCGCGCGAGCGCGGCAAGCCCGTCTGGGTGCGGCTCGTCAAAGGTGCCTACTGGGATTACGAAACGACCCACGCGCGGCAGGTCGGCTGGCCCGTGCCCGTCTTCGAGCAGAAGCAGGAGACCGATGCCAACTTCGAGCAGTTGACGCGGCTTTTGCTCGCCAACCACGAACACCTGCGTCCCGCGGTCGCCAGCCACAACATTCGCTCCCTGGCGCACGCCATTGCCGTGGCACGACATCTGGGCCTGCCGCTCAGCGGATTCGAGTTGCAGATGCTCTACGGCATGGGGGACGCGGAAAAACAAGTGCTGACCGACCTGGGACACCGCGTGCGGATCTACATGCCCTATGGTGAGTTGATCCCCGGCATGGCCTACCTCGTGCGGCGGCTGCTCGAAAACACCTCGAACGACTCCTTCCTGCGGGCCAGCTTCACCGAACACGTCTCGCCGGAGAAACTTTTGATGTGCCCCGCTGAAATTCCACGTGGGAAAGTCGCTGCGCCGCAGGCTGCCGGCATGCGTCCTCTTGAAGTGACCGAAGAGGACCGCTGGCCGCCGTTCTCGAACGAGCCGCCGACCGATTTCGCGCGTGAGGAAAATCGCCGCGCCATGCATGACGCGCTCGCCCGGGTCGCGCTCACGCTGCCGGCCTACTGTCCCCTGGTGATCGGCGATCGTCGTGTGGAAACCGGCCAGACGTTCACGACCAGCAATCCCTCGCACACGTCGCAGGTCGTCGGCAAGATCGCCGCGGGGAGACGCGAGCACGTCGATCAGGCCGTCGCCGCGGCCGAACAGGCCCTGCCCACGTGGGCCGCCCGCGGTGCCCACGCGCGTGGCGAATTGCTACGCGCGGTGGCAGCCAACATGCGCGCGTGCCGCTTCGATCTGATGGCGCTCATCATCTACGAGTCGGGCAAGACCTGGCGCGAGGCCGATGCCGACGTCGCCGAGGCGATCGACTTCTGCGAATACTATGCGCGGGGCGCCGTCCAGCTCGAGCGCGGTGGTGAAGTCCGCGTGCCGGGCGAAGAGAATCGCTTCCTTTACATGCCGCGCGGCGTCACCGCCGTCGTCGCCCCTTGGAACTTCCCCCTCGCCATTCTTACCGGCATGACGGCCGCCGCGCTCGCCACGGGCAATACCGTGGTCATGAAGCCGGCGGAACAAACCTCGCTGATCGGGGCGCGGCTGATGGACCTGTTCCAAGACGCCGGTTTTCCCGCTGGCGTCGTCAACTACCTGCCCGGTCGCGGCGACGTCGTCGGCGCCGCGCTCGTCGAGCATCCTCGTACGGCGCTCATCGTTTTCACGGGGTCGCGCGAAGTGGGGCTGGCGATCAATCGCCGTGCGGCGGAGGTCTCGGGCACGGCGGATACCCCCTTCGTCAAACGCGTTATCGCCGAGATGGGGGGCAAGAACGCGATCGTCGTCGACAGCGATGCCGATCTCGACGAGGCCGTACTGGGGGTCCTTGCCAGCGCCTTCGGGCATCAGGGGCAGAAATGTTCCGCCTGCTCGCGCGCGATCGTGCTGGCGCCGGTCTACGATGCCTTTCTGGCACGGTTGGTCGATGCGGCGCGCGGCCTCAAGATCGGGCCGGCCGAAGATCCTGGCACGAATGTGGGGCCAGTGATCGATGAAGATGCGCTCCGCAAGATCCGTTCGTATCTCGAGCTCGGGCGACAAGAAGCCCGCGAGGCCTTGGCGGTCGATCCCGCGACGCTGAGCGACGAGGGGTTCTATGTCGGTCCCCATATCTTCGCCGACGTTGCTCCGGATGCGCGGCTGGCCCAGGAGGAGATCTTCGGCCCGGTGCTGGCAGTGATCAAAGCGCAGGATTTCGACGAGGCGATCCGACTGGTCAACGGTACGGCGTACGCGCTGACCGCGGGGGTCTATTCGCGCAGCCCGGGGAATCTCGCTCGGGCGGCGCGCGAGATCCTGGCGGGCAACCTCTACCTCAACCGGGGCATCACCGGCGCGCTCGTCGGCCGGCAGCCCTTCGGCGGCTTCAAGCTCTCGGGCATCGGCAGCAAGGCGGGGGGCCCTGATTACCTGCTGCAATTCGTCCTGCCGCGCACCGTCACCGAGAACACGATGCGCCGCGGCTTCGCACCTTCGAGCGAAGGGGAATAA
- a CDS encoding LL-diaminopimelate aminotransferase: MSDPYFQELFAERIGGANYGKGTEIYKFEKIKRAKRKALAEHPERKLIDFGIGENDEPAPEQVRARMAQEIHRSENRGYADNGIAEFKEAVARFMQRELGVDLDAATEVNHAIGSKPALAMLPAAFINPGDVTLMTVPGYPVAGTHTRYYGGEVHRLPLLAQNNFLPDLDSIPAEIRRRAKILVLNYPNSPTGALANRDFYQRVIDFAQANKVVVVQDAAHMMLTYEGSPLSFLAVPGAKEVGVEVHSLSKGFHMIGWRIGWVCGHERIVRAFADIKDNSDSGQFIAIQKSAAAALDDTSIPRQTRTKYERRLKKLVETLHRCGFDCKMPGGSYFLYTPSPQGLEGGLKFDNAEAASQFLITEHSICTVPWDDAGAYLRFSVTYEAPDEAAEDALMAETEKRLKQIKPVF; encoded by the coding sequence ATGAGCGATCCTTATTTTCAAGAGCTTTTCGCCGAGCGTATTGGCGGTGCCAACTACGGCAAGGGCACCGAGATCTACAAGTTCGAGAAGATCAAGCGTGCCAAGCGCAAGGCGCTGGCCGAGCATCCCGAGCGCAAGCTGATCGACTTCGGCATCGGCGAGAATGACGAGCCGGCCCCCGAGCAGGTCCGCGCGCGAATGGCCCAGGAGATCCATCGCTCGGAGAATCGCGGCTACGCGGACAACGGGATCGCCGAATTCAAAGAGGCCGTGGCGCGCTTCATGCAGCGCGAGCTGGGCGTCGATCTCGACGCGGCGACCGAGGTGAATCACGCCATCGGTTCAAAGCCGGCGCTGGCCATGCTCCCCGCGGCCTTCATTAACCCGGGTGACGTGACGCTGATGACGGTGCCGGGCTATCCCGTCGCCGGCACGCACACGCGCTACTACGGTGGCGAGGTGCATCGCCTGCCGTTGCTCGCGCAGAACAATTTCCTGCCCGACCTGGATTCGATTCCCGCGGAGATCCGCCGCCGCGCGAAGATCCTGGTGCTCAACTATCCCAACAGCCCCACCGGGGCGCTGGCGAATCGGGATTTCTACCAGCGGGTGATCGACTTCGCGCAGGCGAACAAGGTCGTCGTCGTGCAGGATGCGGCGCATATGATGCTGACCTACGAAGGTTCGCCCCTGAGCTTTCTGGCCGTGCCGGGGGCGAAGGAAGTCGGCGTCGAAGTCCATTCGCTGTCGAAGGGCTTCCACATGATCGGCTGGCGCATCGGTTGGGTCTGCGGCCACGAACGGATCGTTCGCGCCTTCGCCGATATCAAGGACAACAGCGACTCGGGCCAGTTCATCGCCATTCAGAAGTCGGCCGCCGCGGCGCTCGACGATACGTCGATTCCGCGCCAAACGCGCACCAAGTACGAGCGACGATTGAAGAAGTTGGTCGAAACGCTCCACCGCTGCGGTTTCGATTGCAAGATGCCGGGCGGATCGTACTTCCTCTACACGCCGAGCCCCCAGGGACTCGAGGGAGGACTGAAGTTCGACAATGCCGAGGCGGCGAGCCAGTTCCTCATCACCGAGCACTCGATCTGCACCGTCCCCTGGGACGACGCCGGCGCGTATCTGCGCTTCTCCGTAACGTACGAAGCCCCCGACGAAGCGGCCGAAGATGCCCTGATGGCCGAGACGGAAAAACGCCTCAAGCAGATCAAGCCGGTGTTCTGA